From a region of the Zerene cesonia ecotype Mississippi chromosome 11, Zerene_cesonia_1.1, whole genome shotgun sequence genome:
- the LOC119829923 gene encoding protein kinase C-binding protein 1-like isoform X5 has protein sequence MEDNSDVNRETDVSSTTADVPESEEATRTKGNVEMVIVVEKMEIDSSSEESESPPIAATENENGLHIVSKEFPKKDGSPLKSKESSKMKPTPEKGTISPIKFVHSSKVVITPSKIEDIKQSLTTLEAQHNNLENSDNTVDSFHKALTSSQENVNDDDDEIESLDCSDGVPELTLRQSPQKLVSLPSQNSLSQEFLPETTPEDTLDKVLPQTTQNLSPVDSVPETTQSTEPVSETAQPAPIEQLENGDSQKFDESCKASLDSPCDKSNDSQLETGSDVSEKEHNKSISRELKSLIKSAKESKIISECTQLTSKTRKSRTCLDNSNSNLNTSLEAEKIGSVRRNSNMSSKSNCSEKSEKATKRSMRSQNPEFVNKVKLFLNSVTGKYPRESDDEQELESKKESETSPKKKKLGEVPQLSPAGEKKLRVDPYCWRCNWPVEQGSNEKGHPPMQCTVCPRSYHYKCLSTTERSKIDAERSWVCPECLSILHAESSDTRSLSMKKISLGLLCELLQHALARMMDLNGVEPFMQPVDRTAFPDYDKYVVHPMDLSLMKQNITNGLYGSTEAFMADAQWILHNSIIFNTCLNISVQSKLTGAARALVRLCRAEMGEIEACPECYAAAHARKPTWFTDVCSTPHVLLWAKLKGFPYWPAKGMSINNAGLVDVRFFGAHDRAWVPAKDCFLYSEKDPNNFRTKRQDILDSMQEAEQHIRSISRKYGKFIYPPFKTPFEPSKLPEQLKMMIPSFEGEIKVPSKEKGSTSSPKIKEKRRSNSKSSKSSVIDGETSENEETQTRKMADGAEIEKDEDFKLQIESDKSMENDETEIISTTRKRRRSDLEEAVITIIDSSSTDKQIDSGASTPKRSKVNGEVNTKTTDVVPGETSSIEKAEENGQDEKGEAPVEDKIEKTSIDSVQYNEVLPSSTTEKPVKEKSPVISTPIANSTPKRSSLKDKSEKPSPKPRASRVEKSSSSDKEKQEERIKHKIRVSRNKSLNNSKSEPNASKVTNKDANSNKNKDKKDKNSDTQKDKNTPKQDTPKSTKDRLQFDDDTSLAVIARDSPKDTNGTGMPTITSVRSLSTNQQDGFANNSNAKTIEVTIEPNSTASIFIPTSTDNVRNMKEAANKLQKLRDGSDVPVGRVGVRAFARMMSPEAQPKPTNSMEIEIKTEPLDVDDADRQTEKMDLMEACNLRPVNPPVNRLREVRINKVIVSPLSRKTASKPTEIRVKAKKTFPQPKKPDEGRSELNSKNSMVYIPIQPATTQAPVRPTRPVIVNGPTIHARSQASVSSVASSTINTVSSALVSSAIGSMVSLTSNTTTTTVIASSNTPKMTQLPTIQSLGSIPAIGQVPTNVHTVPLITSLNGQWTFSLQPMMSVGSVDSSSNTAIVNGIGDRTTAGTLVAVPTPASVASILPQLNSANNRTDDAVTELPRLQQRPLLNPFDSATPIGSVPPPSTAGPLTAKLNQNAVKLTDFFRTLLEDSLDKINEPAAVVTSLKLQLEQLQWKHKQEIDELKHNYELSLVEMRASFDKEKARVVSEARRNAQVELEAAVKATKTKQWCANCMQESQYYCCWNTSYCDYGCQRAHWPHHAALCTQPKSQDNGGQDSNSKDIHKRLQPAPDLPKNAPIPSLTVGGKVATRVFTTEQMHQKTSLIVSVMEDGSGNQTMKCVGTYKAPNPPNISPLIINKQIMNNEEAGAKKVTTSGGYLIVGSANAVNSPRRPHAIQYVHT, from the exons ATGGAGGATAACTCGGATGTTAATAGGGAGACTGATGTGTCCTCGACGACAGCAGATGTCCCAGAGTCTGAGGAAGCTACTCGAACAAAGGGTAATGTTGAGATGGTAATAGTTGTGGAGAAAATGGAGATAGACTCAAGCAGTGAGGAGTCAGAAAGTCCGCCGATAGCGGCTACAGAAAACGAGAACGGACTCCATATAGTTTCAAAAGAATTTCCTAAGAAAGATGGTTCACCATTAAAGTCCAAGGAATCCTCTAAAATGAAGCCTACTCCAGAAAAAGGTACTATATCACCcataaaatttgtacattCATCAAAGGTTGTGATCACACCTTCTAAAATAGAAGACATTAAGCAATCTCTAACAACTTTAGAAGctcaacataataatttagaaaattcaGATAATACTGTTGATTCTTTTCACAAGGCATTAACTTCAAGCCAAGAAAATgtgaatgatgatgatgatgagattgAATCATTAGATTGTTCAGATGGGGTTCCAGAATTAACATTGAGACAAAGTCCACAAAAATTGGTGTCCTTACCCAGTCAGAATTCGCTATCACAGGAATTTCTGCCAGAAACAACTCCGGAAGATACCTTGGACAAAGTGTTGCCACAAACTACACAAAATCTATCCCCTGTTGATTCTGTTCCTGAAACAACACAGTCTACTGAACCTGTGTCAGAAACAGCTCAACCTGCACCAATAGAACAGTTAGAAAATGGGGACAGCCAGAAGTTTGATGAATCATGTAAAGCATCATTAGATAGTCCTTGTGATAAATCAAATGATTCTCAGCTTGAAACTGGCTCTGATGTAAGTGAAAAGGAGCACAATAAAAGCATAAGTCGAGAGCTTAAGTCCCTCATTAAGTCTGCCAAAGAATCTAAGATAATTAGTGAATGTACGCAATTGACAAGCAAAACAAGAAAGTCCAGGACATGTTTAGACAATTCAAATTCTAATTTGAATACTTCTCTCGAGGCAGAGAAGATAGGTAGTGTTAGGCGTAATAGTAATATGTCTTCTAAGAGCAATTGTAGCGAAAAGTCAGAAAAAGCTACAAAACGTTCAATGAGGTCACAGAACCCAGAGTTTGTGAATAAGGTTAAACTGTTCCTTAACTCCGTCACTGGAAAATATCCTCGTGAGTCTGATGATGAACAGGAACTGGAATCGAAGAAGGAGAGTGAGACCTCACCTAAGAAGAAAAAGTTGGGTGAAGTACCACAATTATCACCA GCAGGAGAGAAAAAGTTAAGAGTAGACCCTTACTGTTGGAGGTGCAATTGGCCAGTTGAACAAGGTAGCAATGAGAAAGGTCATCCTCCTATGCAATGCACAGTGTGTCCGCGGAGCTATCACTACAAATGTCTATCTACTACTGAAAGAAGTAAGATAGATGCTGAACGGAGCTGGGTCTGTCCTGAATGCTTGAGCATTTTGCATGCTGAGAGCTCAGATACAAG ATCATTATCCATGAAGAAAATCTCTCTGGGGCTTCTTTGTGAGTTACTGCAGCATGCATTGGCGAGAATGATGGATCTCAATGGG GTGGAACCCTTCATGCAGCCCGTGGATCGGACTGCATTTCCAGATTACGATAAATATGTCGTCCATCCAATGGATTTGTCGctaatgaaacaaaacattactAATGGTTTATACGGAAGCACTGAAGCTTTCATGGCGGACGCTCAATGGATATTGCAtaacagtattatatttaacacat GTTTGAACATTTCAGTGCAGTCGAAGTTGACGGGCGCGGCGCGTGCGCTGGTGCGCCTGTGTCGCGCCGAGATGGGCGAGATCGAAGCATGCCCGGAGTGCTACGCGGCTGCGCATGCGCGGAAGCCCACGTGGTTCACCGATGTGTGCTCCACGCCGCATGTGCTGCTGTGGGCTAAGCTTAAAG GTTTTCCCTACTGGCCGGCGAAAGGCATGTCAATAAACAACGCTGGTTTAGTTGATGTAAGATTCTTTGGCGCACACGACCGCGCCTGGGTGCCGGCTAAAGATTGTTTCTTGTACTCTGAAAAGGATCCTAACAATTTCCGAACGAAGAGACAAGATATATTGGATAGTATGCAG GAGGCAGAACAGCACATACGCAGTATATCAAGAAAATATGGAAAATTCATATATCCACCATTCAAGACTCCATTCGAGCCGAGCAAGCTGCCTGAGCAATTAAAGATGATG ATACCAAGTTTTGAAGGTGAAATAAAGGTTCCATCCAAAGAGAAAGGTTCAACATCTTCACCTAAAATAAAGGAGAAACGCCGGTCGAACTCCAAAAGTTCGAAGAGTTCTGTTATAGACGG cGAAACAAGTGAAAATGAAGAAACACAAACACGAAAAATGGCCGATGGCGCTGAAATTGAAAAAGATGAAGATTTCAAGCTACAgat agAATCAGATAAATCAATGGAAAACGatgaaactgaaataataagtacaacaAGGAAACGGCGCAGGTCTGATCTAGAAGAGGccgttattacaataattgataGCAGTTCGacagataaacaaatagaTAGTGGTGCAAGTACTCCAAAACGAAGTAAAGTGAATGGAGAAGTTAATACTAAAACTACCGATGTCGTTCCTGGAGAAACTTCAAGTATTGAAAAGGCTGAAGAAAATGGTCAAGACGAAAAGGGTGAGGCTCCTGTTGAGGACAAGATTGAGAAAACAAGTATAGACTCCGTGCAATATAATGAAGTGCTACCAAGTAGTACCACAGAAAAGCCAGTAAAAGAGAAATCCCCTGTCATTAGTACACCTATTGCTAATTCTACCCCTAAAAGAAGTAGTCTGAAGGATAAATCAGAAAAGCCATCGCCCAAGCCAAGAGCATCCCGGGTTGAAAAGTCCAGTTCCAGTGACAAAGAGAAGCAGGAAGAAaggataaaacataaaataagagTATCTAGAAATAAATCGCTCAACAATAGCAAATCGGAACCGAATGCCAGTAAGGTGACAAATAAAGATGCCAActccaataaaaataaggatAAAAAGGATAAGAATTCAGATAcacaaaaagataaaaatactcCGAAACAAGATACGCCAAAATCTACAAAAGATCGCTTGCAGTTCGACGACGATACTTCGTTAGCAGTGATAGCTCGAGATTCCCCAAAAGACACGAACGGGACAGGCATGCCCACAATCACTAGTGTTAGAAGTCTCTCAACTAACCAGCAAGATGGATTCGCAAATAACTCGAATGCTAAAACTATTGAAGTGACGATCGAACCCAACTCCACAGCTAGCATTTTCATACCGACTAGTACAGATAATGTGCGTAATATGAAAGAGGCGgcaaacaaattacaaaaactaaGGGACGGTTCAGACGTGCCGGTTGGTCGCGTCGGCGTCAGAGCGTTTGCACGTATGATGTCACCGGAAGCGCAACCGAAACCCACGAACAGCATGGAAATTGAAATCAAAACGGAACCACTGGACGTTGACGACGCTGACAGGCAAACTGAAAAAATGGATCTCATGGAAGCGTGCAATTTGCGGCCGGTCAATCCTCCCGTGAACAGGTTGCGCGAAGTGCGAATAAACAAAGTGATTGTGTCGCCGTTGTCAAGGAAAACGGCATCAAAACCTACCGAGATTCGCGTAAAGGCAAAGAAAACGTTCCCACAACCGAAAAAGCCGGATGAAGGGCGTTCGGAGTTGAATTCTAAGAACTCTATGGTTTATATTCCCATTCAGCCGGCGACCACACAGGCACCGGTGCGGCCCACGAGGCCAGTTATCGTTAATGGGCCTACAATACATGCTCGATCTCAAGCTTCTGTCTCGAGTGTCG CCAGCAGTACCATAAACACAGTGTCGTCAGCGCTCGTCTCTTCCGCAATCGGCTCTATGGTCAGCCTCACGAGCAACACAACAACCACAACAGTTATAGCCAGTTCGAATACACCCAAAATGACACAATTGCCCACAATACAGTCGCTGGGCTCAATACCAGCAATTGGACAAGTGCCTACCAATGTGCATACAGTGCCTTTGATTACGTCTTTGAATGGACAGTGGACGTTTAGTTTGCAACCAATGATGTCTGTTGGTAGTGTAGAT aGCTCGTCAAATACTGCAATTGTTAACGGTATAGGAGACAGGACTACTGCAGGCACGCTGGTTGCCGTGCCCACTCCGGCGAGCGTCGCTTCAATACTCCCACAACTTAACTCTGCTAACAATAGGACGGATGATGCTGTTACTGAG TTACCTCGACTACAACAGAGGCCGCTACTGAACCCGTTCGACTCAGCGACTCCAATAGGAAGTGTACCGCCCCCGTCCACAGCTGGGCCTCTTACTGCCAAACTCAACCAAAATGCCGTTAAG CTGACGGATTTCTTCCGAACACTTCTAGAAGATTCCTTGGATAAAATCAACGAGCCGGCGGCTGTCGTGACGTCACTCAAGTTGCAGCTGGAGCAATTGCAGTGGAAGCACAAGCAAGAGATCGatgaattaaaacacaattatg AGCTGTCGCTAGTTGAGATGCGAGCGTCATTCGACAAGGAGAAAGCTCGCGTTGTGAGCGAAGCGCGGAGAAACGCTCAGGTTGAACTCGAGGCAGCTGTCAAAGCGACCAAGACGAAACAATG GTGCGCGAACTGCATGCAAGAGTCGCAGTACTACTGCTGTTGGAACACGTCGTACTGCGACTACGGGTGCCAGCGCGCGCACTGGCCGCACCACGCCGCGCTCTGCACGCAACCCAAGAGCCAG GATAACGGTGGACAGGACAGCAACTCAAAAGACATTCACAAGAGACTGCAACCTGCTCCTGATCTACca AAGAACGCGCCAATCCCATCACTGACTGTGGGCGGGAAGGTCGCGACGCGTGTGTTCACCACTGAGCAGATGCACCAGAAGACCTCTCTCATAG TGAGCGTGATGGAAGATGGTAGCGGTAATCAAACGATGAAGTGCGTGGGCACTTACAAAGCTCCCAATCCGCCGAATATATCGCctctaattattaataaacaa ATAATGAACAACGAAGAGGCAGGCGCGAAGAAAGTGACCACCTCCGGCGGTTACTTGATAGTTGGCAGCGCCAACGCAGTGAACTCACCGCGGCGACCGCACGCAATCCAATACGTGCATACGTAG
- the LOC119829923 gene encoding protein kinase C-binding protein 1-like isoform X1, which yields MEDNSDVNRETDVSSTTADVPESEEATRTKGNVEMVIVVEKMEIDSSSEESESPPIAATENENGLHIVSKEFPKKDGSPLKSKESSKMKPTPEKGTISPIKFVHSSKVVITPSKIEDIKQSLTTLEAQHNNLENSDNTVDSFHKALTSSQENVNDDDDEIESLDCSDGVPELTLRQSPQKLVSLPSQNSLSQEFLPETTPEDTLDKVLPQTTQNLSPVDSVPETTQSTEPVSETAQPAPIEQLENGDSQKFDESCKASLDSPCDKSNDSQLETGSDVSEKEHNKSISRELKSLIKSAKESKIISECTQLTSKTRKSRTCLDNSNSNLNTSLEAEKIGSVRRNSNMSSKSNCSEKSEKATKRSMRSQNPEFVNKVKLFLNSVTGKYPRESDDEQELESKKESETSPKKKKLGEVPQLSPAGEKKLRVDPYCWRCNWPVEQGSNEKGHPPMQCTVCPRSYHYKCLSTTERSKIDAERSWVCPECLSILHAESSDTRSLSMKKISLGLLCELLQHALARMMDLNGVEPFMQPVDRTAFPDYDKYVVHPMDLSLMKQNITNGLYGSTEAFMADAQWILHNSIIFNTCLNISVQSKLTGAARALVRLCRAEMGEIEACPECYAAAHARKPTWFTDVCSTPHVLLWAKLKGFPYWPAKGMSINNAGLVDVRFFGAHDRAWVPAKDCFLYSEKDPNNFRTKRQDILDSMQEAEQHIRSISRKYGKFIYPPFKTPFEPSKLPEQLKMMIPSFEGEIKVPSKEKGSTSSPKIKEKRRSNSKSSKSSVIDGETSENEETQTRKMADGAEIEKDEDFKLQIESDKSMENDETEIISTTRKRRRSDLEEAVITIIDSSSTDKQIDSGASTPKRSKVNGEVNTKTTDVVPGETSSIEKAEENGQDEKGEAPVEDKIEKTSIDSVQYNEVLPSSTTEKPVKEKSPVISTPIANSTPKRSSLKDKSEKPSPKPRASRVEKSSSSDKEKQEERIKHKIRVSRNKSLNNSKSEPNASKVTNKDANSNKNKDKKDKNSDTQKDKNTPKQDTPKSTKDRLQFDDDTSLAVIARDSPKDTNGTGMPTITSVRSLSTNQQDGFANNSNAKTIEVTIEPNSTASIFIPTSTDNVRNMKEAANKLQKLRDGSDVPVGRVGVRAFARMMSPEAQPKPTNSMEIEIKTEPLDVDDADRQTEKMDLMEACNLRPVNPPVNRLREVRINKVIVSPLSRKTASKPTEIRVKAKKTFPQPKKPDEGRSELNSKNSMVYIPIQPATTQAPVRPTRPVIVNGPTIHARSQASVSSVASSTINTVSSALVSSAIGSMVSLTSNTTTTTVIASSNTPKMTQLPTIQSLGSIPAIGQVPTNVHTVPLITSLNGQWTFSLQPMMSVGSVDSSSNTAIVNGIGDRTTAGTLVAVPTPASVASILPQLNSANNRTDDAVTELPRLQQRPLLNPFDSATPIGSVPPPSTAGPLTAKLNQNAVKLTDFFRTLLEDSLDKINEPAAVVTSLKLQLEQLQWKHKQEIDELKHNYELSLVEMRASFDKEKARVVSEARRNAQVELEAAVKATKTKQWCANCMQESQYYCCWNTSYCDYGCQRAHWPHHAALCTQPKSQDNGGQDSNSKDIHKRLQPAPDLPALQKNAPIPSLTVGGKVATRVFTTEQMHQKTSLIGTRMSVMEDGSGNQTMKCVGTYKAPNPPNISPLIINKQIMNNEEAGAKKVTTSGGYLIVGSANAVNSPRRPHAIQYVHT from the exons ATGGAGGATAACTCGGATGTTAATAGGGAGACTGATGTGTCCTCGACGACAGCAGATGTCCCAGAGTCTGAGGAAGCTACTCGAACAAAGGGTAATGTTGAGATGGTAATAGTTGTGGAGAAAATGGAGATAGACTCAAGCAGTGAGGAGTCAGAAAGTCCGCCGATAGCGGCTACAGAAAACGAGAACGGACTCCATATAGTTTCAAAAGAATTTCCTAAGAAAGATGGTTCACCATTAAAGTCCAAGGAATCCTCTAAAATGAAGCCTACTCCAGAAAAAGGTACTATATCACCcataaaatttgtacattCATCAAAGGTTGTGATCACACCTTCTAAAATAGAAGACATTAAGCAATCTCTAACAACTTTAGAAGctcaacataataatttagaaaattcaGATAATACTGTTGATTCTTTTCACAAGGCATTAACTTCAAGCCAAGAAAATgtgaatgatgatgatgatgagattgAATCATTAGATTGTTCAGATGGGGTTCCAGAATTAACATTGAGACAAAGTCCACAAAAATTGGTGTCCTTACCCAGTCAGAATTCGCTATCACAGGAATTTCTGCCAGAAACAACTCCGGAAGATACCTTGGACAAAGTGTTGCCACAAACTACACAAAATCTATCCCCTGTTGATTCTGTTCCTGAAACAACACAGTCTACTGAACCTGTGTCAGAAACAGCTCAACCTGCACCAATAGAACAGTTAGAAAATGGGGACAGCCAGAAGTTTGATGAATCATGTAAAGCATCATTAGATAGTCCTTGTGATAAATCAAATGATTCTCAGCTTGAAACTGGCTCTGATGTAAGTGAAAAGGAGCACAATAAAAGCATAAGTCGAGAGCTTAAGTCCCTCATTAAGTCTGCCAAAGAATCTAAGATAATTAGTGAATGTACGCAATTGACAAGCAAAACAAGAAAGTCCAGGACATGTTTAGACAATTCAAATTCTAATTTGAATACTTCTCTCGAGGCAGAGAAGATAGGTAGTGTTAGGCGTAATAGTAATATGTCTTCTAAGAGCAATTGTAGCGAAAAGTCAGAAAAAGCTACAAAACGTTCAATGAGGTCACAGAACCCAGAGTTTGTGAATAAGGTTAAACTGTTCCTTAACTCCGTCACTGGAAAATATCCTCGTGAGTCTGATGATGAACAGGAACTGGAATCGAAGAAGGAGAGTGAGACCTCACCTAAGAAGAAAAAGTTGGGTGAAGTACCACAATTATCACCA GCAGGAGAGAAAAAGTTAAGAGTAGACCCTTACTGTTGGAGGTGCAATTGGCCAGTTGAACAAGGTAGCAATGAGAAAGGTCATCCTCCTATGCAATGCACAGTGTGTCCGCGGAGCTATCACTACAAATGTCTATCTACTACTGAAAGAAGTAAGATAGATGCTGAACGGAGCTGGGTCTGTCCTGAATGCTTGAGCATTTTGCATGCTGAGAGCTCAGATACAAG ATCATTATCCATGAAGAAAATCTCTCTGGGGCTTCTTTGTGAGTTACTGCAGCATGCATTGGCGAGAATGATGGATCTCAATGGG GTGGAACCCTTCATGCAGCCCGTGGATCGGACTGCATTTCCAGATTACGATAAATATGTCGTCCATCCAATGGATTTGTCGctaatgaaacaaaacattactAATGGTTTATACGGAAGCACTGAAGCTTTCATGGCGGACGCTCAATGGATATTGCAtaacagtattatatttaacacat GTTTGAACATTTCAGTGCAGTCGAAGTTGACGGGCGCGGCGCGTGCGCTGGTGCGCCTGTGTCGCGCCGAGATGGGCGAGATCGAAGCATGCCCGGAGTGCTACGCGGCTGCGCATGCGCGGAAGCCCACGTGGTTCACCGATGTGTGCTCCACGCCGCATGTGCTGCTGTGGGCTAAGCTTAAAG GTTTTCCCTACTGGCCGGCGAAAGGCATGTCAATAAACAACGCTGGTTTAGTTGATGTAAGATTCTTTGGCGCACACGACCGCGCCTGGGTGCCGGCTAAAGATTGTTTCTTGTACTCTGAAAAGGATCCTAACAATTTCCGAACGAAGAGACAAGATATATTGGATAGTATGCAG GAGGCAGAACAGCACATACGCAGTATATCAAGAAAATATGGAAAATTCATATATCCACCATTCAAGACTCCATTCGAGCCGAGCAAGCTGCCTGAGCAATTAAAGATGATG ATACCAAGTTTTGAAGGTGAAATAAAGGTTCCATCCAAAGAGAAAGGTTCAACATCTTCACCTAAAATAAAGGAGAAACGCCGGTCGAACTCCAAAAGTTCGAAGAGTTCTGTTATAGACGG cGAAACAAGTGAAAATGAAGAAACACAAACACGAAAAATGGCCGATGGCGCTGAAATTGAAAAAGATGAAGATTTCAAGCTACAgat agAATCAGATAAATCAATGGAAAACGatgaaactgaaataataagtacaacaAGGAAACGGCGCAGGTCTGATCTAGAAGAGGccgttattacaataattgataGCAGTTCGacagataaacaaatagaTAGTGGTGCAAGTACTCCAAAACGAAGTAAAGTGAATGGAGAAGTTAATACTAAAACTACCGATGTCGTTCCTGGAGAAACTTCAAGTATTGAAAAGGCTGAAGAAAATGGTCAAGACGAAAAGGGTGAGGCTCCTGTTGAGGACAAGATTGAGAAAACAAGTATAGACTCCGTGCAATATAATGAAGTGCTACCAAGTAGTACCACAGAAAAGCCAGTAAAAGAGAAATCCCCTGTCATTAGTACACCTATTGCTAATTCTACCCCTAAAAGAAGTAGTCTGAAGGATAAATCAGAAAAGCCATCGCCCAAGCCAAGAGCATCCCGGGTTGAAAAGTCCAGTTCCAGTGACAAAGAGAAGCAGGAAGAAaggataaaacataaaataagagTATCTAGAAATAAATCGCTCAACAATAGCAAATCGGAACCGAATGCCAGTAAGGTGACAAATAAAGATGCCAActccaataaaaataaggatAAAAAGGATAAGAATTCAGATAcacaaaaagataaaaatactcCGAAACAAGATACGCCAAAATCTACAAAAGATCGCTTGCAGTTCGACGACGATACTTCGTTAGCAGTGATAGCTCGAGATTCCCCAAAAGACACGAACGGGACAGGCATGCCCACAATCACTAGTGTTAGAAGTCTCTCAACTAACCAGCAAGATGGATTCGCAAATAACTCGAATGCTAAAACTATTGAAGTGACGATCGAACCCAACTCCACAGCTAGCATTTTCATACCGACTAGTACAGATAATGTGCGTAATATGAAAGAGGCGgcaaacaaattacaaaaactaaGGGACGGTTCAGACGTGCCGGTTGGTCGCGTCGGCGTCAGAGCGTTTGCACGTATGATGTCACCGGAAGCGCAACCGAAACCCACGAACAGCATGGAAATTGAAATCAAAACGGAACCACTGGACGTTGACGACGCTGACAGGCAAACTGAAAAAATGGATCTCATGGAAGCGTGCAATTTGCGGCCGGTCAATCCTCCCGTGAACAGGTTGCGCGAAGTGCGAATAAACAAAGTGATTGTGTCGCCGTTGTCAAGGAAAACGGCATCAAAACCTACCGAGATTCGCGTAAAGGCAAAGAAAACGTTCCCACAACCGAAAAAGCCGGATGAAGGGCGTTCGGAGTTGAATTCTAAGAACTCTATGGTTTATATTCCCATTCAGCCGGCGACCACACAGGCACCGGTGCGGCCCACGAGGCCAGTTATCGTTAATGGGCCTACAATACATGCTCGATCTCAAGCTTCTGTCTCGAGTGTCG CCAGCAGTACCATAAACACAGTGTCGTCAGCGCTCGTCTCTTCCGCAATCGGCTCTATGGTCAGCCTCACGAGCAACACAACAACCACAACAGTTATAGCCAGTTCGAATACACCCAAAATGACACAATTGCCCACAATACAGTCGCTGGGCTCAATACCAGCAATTGGACAAGTGCCTACCAATGTGCATACAGTGCCTTTGATTACGTCTTTGAATGGACAGTGGACGTTTAGTTTGCAACCAATGATGTCTGTTGGTAGTGTAGAT aGCTCGTCAAATACTGCAATTGTTAACGGTATAGGAGACAGGACTACTGCAGGCACGCTGGTTGCCGTGCCCACTCCGGCGAGCGTCGCTTCAATACTCCCACAACTTAACTCTGCTAACAATAGGACGGATGATGCTGTTACTGAG TTACCTCGACTACAACAGAGGCCGCTACTGAACCCGTTCGACTCAGCGACTCCAATAGGAAGTGTACCGCCCCCGTCCACAGCTGGGCCTCTTACTGCCAAACTCAACCAAAATGCCGTTAAG CTGACGGATTTCTTCCGAACACTTCTAGAAGATTCCTTGGATAAAATCAACGAGCCGGCGGCTGTCGTGACGTCACTCAAGTTGCAGCTGGAGCAATTGCAGTGGAAGCACAAGCAAGAGATCGatgaattaaaacacaattatg AGCTGTCGCTAGTTGAGATGCGAGCGTCATTCGACAAGGAGAAAGCTCGCGTTGTGAGCGAAGCGCGGAGAAACGCTCAGGTTGAACTCGAGGCAGCTGTCAAAGCGACCAAGACGAAACAATG GTGCGCGAACTGCATGCAAGAGTCGCAGTACTACTGCTGTTGGAACACGTCGTACTGCGACTACGGGTGCCAGCGCGCGCACTGGCCGCACCACGCCGCGCTCTGCACGCAACCCAAGAGCCAG GATAACGGTGGACAGGACAGCAACTCAAAAGACATTCACAAGAGACTGCAACCTGCTCCTGATCTACca GCATTGCAGAAGAACGCGCCAATCCCATCACTGACTGTGGGCGGGAAGGTCGCGACGCGTGTGTTCACCACTGAGCAGATGCACCAGAAGACCTCTCTCATAGGTACACGAA TGAGCGTGATGGAAGATGGTAGCGGTAATCAAACGATGAAGTGCGTGGGCACTTACAAAGCTCCCAATCCGCCGAATATATCGCctctaattattaataaacaa ATAATGAACAACGAAGAGGCAGGCGCGAAGAAAGTGACCACCTCCGGCGGTTACTTGATAGTTGGCAGCGCCAACGCAGTGAACTCACCGCGGCGACCGCACGCAATCCAATACGTGCATACGTAG